The following nucleotide sequence is from Hirundo rustica isolate bHirRus1 chromosome 7, bHirRus1.pri.v3, whole genome shotgun sequence.
AGCTCAAAATCTAGATGACAACATTTACAGTGTTAAAACAGCTTCCACAAAGAATATACTGTTCATATACATACAGTCTCAAAATACTTCATGAACTCTGAAATGGTTGTCTAAGGAGGGAACTTCATCAGCAAAATGCAGTTGATCATTTATTTCCACACCAAATTCTTCAAGTATCTGTACAAATTTCTCATGCTCCCTCCCAATCCATGACCTCATTGTGTCAAACACTTGGTACGGTGTCACATGAGCGTGAACTTCAATTCCTGTGCCTGCAAgttctttcagcatttcaggGTAAGTAACCCAAGTATTGCTTCCTCCCGAGTGACCACCATCCAGCCAGTAAATCGCCTTTATGTTTTTTAAGAAGGCATCTGTATTCTTGTCTTTTTTGGCTTCCTTCAGCTCATAAAGCAGCTGGTTCAAAACCACACAGCCTTTACTGAAGCCAATCAGAGTAAACGACGCTGCACCTACAGCAGACGGTAGCATGAAGTCCACAGCAGAATTATTAGAGCATTCAcattctctctccctttctttggATGAGCAGCCATTTGTTGTTGGAACAGACTGCGGCTGTGATTTACAAGCAGCTATTTTTGCATCCTTGCTGACACCATGCACACTTTTCTGGGACAGCAGAATATTCTGAGAGAGTCTGAATGCATTAACTAGCAAAGCATGGAGATGCTTGAAAGCTCCAAAgtcagtgctgtgctctggtgCTCCAAACATGTTACTTGTCACAAAATTGTCATAACAACTGAATTTGTGCAGGTGCATTCGAGAACATTTTACGACCCAAATAAAGCTATTAGGGAACCGGCGAGCAAGTATGGTAGCAACATTTTCAAAGCTCCAGTGCTCCCACTGAAAGTTTTCTGGGTGGCAAGACATGATGTCATGAtagttctgaaaaattaaaaaagatgCATTACTAAATTGTGAAAATTCAGCTCCAATGCATTTGTATTTATAAGAAAGgactgtaaaagaaaaacatgcatTAGAGGCTCTCACGTTTTAGGTTTGCAGAACAAGAAACACATTAAAGAAACTAGTATATTTCCCCTTGcttactttaatattttttaccaCATATTTTTACTACCCTGAGATCAATACAATAAAATCAgcacataaaaatattcatagtTTTTGTTGATttcacacaaaaagaaaattaaaatagtattCAACTTAGTATGACACAGAATACATAATTTCACTATATGATCTCCATCTACAGAAATACTGATTATCTtactacaaaacaaaaacacacttAAAACTTTGTAGCAAATTTTCTGGATTttatacagaaacaaaattaccCCTGCTCATTCAGCTGCAGGAAATTTTTATTGTCTTATCCATAGAGGGCATAGATGGAAAGAAATTAACCCCCAAGTCATGAATGAACCTCACGTCTGAAATCTTAATGGCAAAGAATACTAGTTCATTTATTTTACTAAGGAATAATGAAGCCATATGCAAGAATGGCAATCAGACAAGCCTTTGTAGGCCATCCcaatccttaaaataaaaacacacaaaattctGCTTCTTTACCTGACAGAAGGAAAGCCTTTTCCCTTGAAGAAGGCATCCCCCCAGCTTTTGAGAAGCAGCAATGACAATTGAGATTAGCTGGCTACCAGAGCATGTTATGTTAGAGGTCAACCACATGCTTGGAGACAGCACTTCAGAGACTCTGCAATTTCTTGCCAACTCAAGAGCCTACAAGTGTCTTCTCAGGACAGGCTGCGAAAGCGTCAGTGCCTGTCGAATTCCCAAAGACGGTGTCTGGGATGTCCATAGCCCTGCACAGGCACACGGTGTTTTGTCTGGGGAGGACAACCGACCACCTTAGGGTTTCATTGTCTTGTCTCCATTGACACTCCTGCCACGCTTTCAGACACTGCCATCCCTGTCGCAGATGCCACCCTCCGGCAGTGCTATAGGGCTGGAGTGAGCccatggagctgctgaaggggctggagcacaagccctctgaggagcagctgagggagctggggctgtttagcctggagaagagcaggcTCAGGGGGAGCTCTCATCGCTCTCCCTAGGTCCCTGAAAGGAGCAGTAGCCAAATGGGGCTTGGTCTCTTCTCCCGGGAGACAAGAGGACGTAGGTTGTGCCGAGGgcggtttaggttggacattaggaagtGCCCTTCACGGAAAGGGTGATTAGATATTGGAATGGGTTGCCCAcgaggtggtggagtcaccgttCCTGGAGGTGTtgaaggaaagactggatggACACGGCGCTTAGCGTGGTGGTGTTGGTCAtaagctggactcaatgatctccAACCTAAGCGATTTTGTGAAGACGActctccttccctccactgCTGGTCCAGCTCAGGTTTCCGGAGGGCCCGTTCCCGCTCCCTGTGCCCGACCGTGCGGGGCACCGAGATCGCCGATGGCCGCGGCGGGAGCCGGGCAATGCCCACCCGCCCGGCCCTTCCGGGGACGCGTCCCTGCGGCGCCgctgccccgctcccgccccgcggccgccccgccgcccgggCCCCATCGCTCGCCGCCCGCACCCGCGCCGTACCTGCACGTCCCCCGGGAAGTACACGACGTGGTGCTGCGGCGAAGGGGccgggccgtgcggggccggcggcggcagcagcagcaggtcgTTGGTGCGGTGCGGCTCAGCGCCCGGCACCTCGGGCAGCCGCAGCCACGGCGGGTTCAGCCGCGCCGCGGAGAaccccccgccgccgcccgcgggcCCCGCGGCGCAGGCGGCCGGCGCCCCGCAGAGGCTCATGGCGCTGCCCAGGCACAGCGCGGCGGGCCCGGCGAGCCCCCGCAgcagcgcggcggcggccgagCGGCAGCGCCGGCTCATGGGagctccgctccgcgccccgcgcgccgcccgcccgcgcgCCGCGCCTGCGCACCGCCCA
It contains:
- the C7H2orf69 gene encoding mitochondrial protein C2orf69 homolog, with protein sequence MSRRCRSAAAALLRGLAGPAALCLGSAMSLCGAPAACAAGPAGGGGGFSAARLNPPWLRLPEVPGAEPHRTNDLLLLPPPAPHGPAPSPQHHVVYFPGDVQNYHDIMSCHPENFQWEHWSFENVATILARRFPNSFIWVVKCSRMHLHKFSCYDNFVTSNMFGAPEHSTDFGAFKHLHALLVNAFRLSQNILLSQKSVHGVSKDAKIAACKSQPQSVPTTNGCSSKERERECECSNNSAVDFMLPSAVGAASFTLIGFSKGCVVLNQLLYELKEAKKDKNTDAFLKNIKAIYWLDGGHSGGSNTWVTYPEMLKELAGTGIEVHAHVTPYQVFDTMRSWIGREHEKFVQILEEFGVEINDQLHFADEVPSLDNHFRVHEVF